The genomic window ATGCGTTCTACTGCGGTTCCAAACATCCATAATGCAAGCATGTTAAATAATAAATGCTGAAAACCACCATGCATAAACATGTGGGTAAATACTTGCCATGGCATAAAATAGTCACTCAACGGATAGTAAAGCGCTAATAACCCATAGAACAACTCTTTATTTCCCAATAAGTAAGTTCCTAAAAACACGATGATGTTGACAATAAGAAGATGCTTAACAGTTGGGGTTATTTGACGCATATTAATTGAATTTTTTATCGAGTTCTTCGACCTTTAAGGTTGTGAAAACTGTTTTGTTAGCGGGTGAAATTGAGGGCTCTTTACAAGAAAACAACGTGTTTACGATGTGTTCTTGTTCTTCTCGTTCTAATTTTTTTCCATTTTTAATCGCCAGACTTTTAGCGAGGGACTTGGACAATAAGTCGCTGACACTAAAATTCACATCGGGGACTTCATGTTCTATATCATGAATGAGTTGTTCGAATACAATATGCACTTCGGATTCTTTGACGCCGACGGGCACTCCTGTGAGTTCAATATTTTCATCTGTAAAAGAAGAAAAAACAAAACCAGTCGTTTCTAAAGCCTGTTGAAGGTCTTTTAAAATGGTGTTATCTGAGTTTGAAAATTTGAGTTCTAAGGGGAATAATAATTGTTGACTGACCGCTTCATTCACCGTGGTTTTACGAAGAAATTCTTCATATAAAATACGTTCATGGGCTCTGTTTTGATCGATGACAAGCATCCCAGACTTGATCGTATTGATGATGTACTTATTGTGTAATTGAAATGTTTTCTGTGCCTTTCGCTCTGTGGACTCATCAAAAATAGACGAGGTCATTTCATCGGATTCATAGTTGACTTGACTAAAACTATCTGTATTCGATTTGGATTCCAGCCCAACATACAACCCTTCCCAAGCGTTCCCTGCCGGTTTGGAATACGATGGTGCTGCGGATTGATTGGAGTTTGAAAATGGATTGAAAGCGCGATCGACTTCAACTTTTGGAAGTGCCGTTTGTCCACCCGCAAAGCCGTAAGGGGTATCTAAATTTTTATCACGATCAAAATCAAGTACAGGCGCAATACTGAATTGCCCCAAACTGTGTTTGACCGCGGCTCTTAAAATCGCATAGATGGTTTGTTCGTCATCAAATTTAATTTCCGTTTTTGTGGGGTGAATATTGATGTCAATACTTTTGGGGTCCACTTCTAAATTTAAAAAATAACAGGGATGTTTCCCAGGCTGAAGCACCCCTTCAAAAGCTGCTGAGATAGCATGGTTCAGATACGGACTCTTTATAAATCGGTTGTTCACAAAAAAGAATTGCTCCCCTCTAGATTTCTTTGAATACTCTGGTTTTCCGACAAACCCAGAGATTGTTAGAACCTCTGTTGTTTCTTCAACAGGGACTAGTTTCTCATTCATTTTCCCCCCAAAGGTACTGACAATACGTTGTCTGAAATTCCCTTTTAATAGATTAAAGAGATCGCTTCCATTGTGGTACATGGAAAAACTGATGGTTGGATGTGCCAAAACCACTCTGTGAAATTCATCAATGATATGGCGTAGCTCGACAGTATCGGATTTTAAAAAATTACGTCTTGCAGGAATGTTAAAAAACAAATTCTTAACTGCAATAGACGAGCCATTGGGCGTTGCAACCACTTCTTGGGACGTGAAAACACTGCCTTCCACCGACAAAAGCGTTCCTAATTCGTCAGAAGCTTGTTTGGTTTTCATCTCCACATGTGCAATCGCAGCAATACTCGCAAGAGCTTCACCTCTAAATCCTTTTGTATGGAGGTTAAATAAATCGTCGGCGACTTTAATTTTAGAGGTCGCATGCCGTTCAAAACTCAACCGTGCATCGGTCACACTCATTCCTTTTCCGTCGTCAATGACTTGAATCAATATTTTACCTGCGTTTTTTACGAGTAACTTGACGGTGGTGGCGCCTGCATCAATCGCATTTTCAAGGAGTTCTTTCACCACAGAGGCGGGGCGTTGTACAACTTCTCCTGCTGCAATTTGATTTGCCACGTGATCGGGTAACAATTGAATTATATCTGCCATCTACTAGAAAAATATACTTAAATCAAAATCTATAATCCAAAGGAACACAAATATCAAAATTAAAATTATAATGGAAACTCTTCTGTTCGCTACGGTATTGGGGTTTGTTTTTAAATCGTCTATTGCATTGACAAACTTGCCCTTGAGGTTTGTTTTTTCAATGGTGACACGTTGATCGTCAAATTTATGTTTAATCTCAAAAGGGCTTTGCTCACTTTTATAAAAGCGAGGTGTGTAATTATATCTCTTATTTTTTTTGGTGTTAAATATACCCATGACGTAACATTATAAAGTGTCTAAAATGTAGATTCCAATCAACAAAAGGACGCATGCAATTAAAAGCCAAGTTAATGAAAAACCACGTGATTTTCTAGTAGATTTCAGACGAAAATGTTCCTTATTTAAAGTCGAGTTATCTCTAGAGGAAGTCGATGTAGATGTTCTTAACTTAAATTTTCTGGGTTTTCTAGGAATCAATTGCTTTGTATTTTGAGACTCTTCAAAAATACTCAAATCTGTAGAATCAAAAACAAATTGCACTAAAAATTATCAACAGTTGTTGATTTTATAAGGTATGACTCAAATGTGCCATCTTAATTGCAGTGATGGCAGCTTCTACACCTTTATTGCCATGTGCTCCCCCAGAGCGATCTATGGATTGTTGGAGGTTATTATCTGTTAAAACGCAAAAAACAACGGGCACTTCATGAAGCACATTTAAATCTTTGATGCCCTGCGTTACACCATCACACACAAAATCGAAGTGTTGCGTTTCTCCTTTGATGACACTTCCAATAGCAATCACAGCATCTACAAGTTGTTGCTGCATTTTTTTAGCTCCAAAAATAAGCTCAAAGCTCCCTGGCACGTGAATAGTTTTGATATTTGATTCTTCTGCACCACAATCTAATAAAGCATCTATAGCGCCTTTAAGCAAGCCTTCCGTAATGGTTGAGTTCCACTCAGAAACAACAATCCCAAACCGCAAAAGTGTCGCGTCTGGGAGTGCTGTTGCATCGTAATTAGATAAGTTAGTGTTTTCTGTAGCCATGATTAGTTTATCGCTGCTTCCGCTTTTCCGATAAAAACCTCAATGTCTTTAGCTTCGGTGCTTTCTGGAAAGTCCGATTTAATTTGATTAAAGAATCCTAATGCTTTCGCATTATTTCCCAACTTCAAACCAATCATCCCCGCTTTGTAAAGATACATAGGCGTGGTATAGTCGTTTGATTTAAGTTGTGCTGCTTGTACATAATAGTCGTAGGCATCATCCAATTGCTCTAATTGAACAAATGCATCACCAATACCTCCTTTTGCTATCGGTCCAAGAACATCATCTTCAGATGAAAATGCATTCAAATAGGTCACAGCGTTCGTGTAATCTTTCATGTTTAAGTATGCCATTCCAGCGTAATAATTAGATAGATTTCCAGCTTTCGTTCCGCTGTATACATCTGCGATATCTAAAAAACCGTATTTACCATCTGCACCATTCAGTGCTAATGTAAATAAAGAATCTTTAGAAGTCCCATTGACCGCTTGGTCAAAATATTGTTGTGATTGAAACATATCGTTTGTGGCAACACTTTCTTTTGGTTCTTGAATAAATTTATCAAACCCTAAAAAGCCCAACACCAATACGGCTGCTAAACCTACGATGATAAAAATGTATTTTTGATTTTTTATAACCCATTCTTCAGTACGTGATGCCGATTCGTCGAGGGTGTTAAAAACCTCAGCGGTTGTTGATCCATCTTCAATTGAAGTCTCTTTTTCTGTCTTCGTTGACGGTTTTCCGCCTCGTTTCTTATATGTTGCCATGGTCGTATTATTATTGAGGTTCAAAAATATAATTTTTATTCGTAAAAAAAAGGCAAATTATTTGTTATTTTTCAATAATTTGCAGCATCTTTTTAAAAGCCTCATAAGAAGATAATTAAAAAATATAGACCAATTTCACATGATTTTAAAATCATTAAACTTATTAAACTACAAAAATTTCGATGCCTTTTCGGTAGAATTTGATGCGAAAATCAATTGTTTCGTTGGCGCTAATGGTGTCGGAAAAACGAATATTTTAGACGCAATTTACCACCTCTCTTTTGGGAAAAGTTATTTCAACCCGATTGCCTCGCAAAACATCCGCCATGAAGAAGATTTTTTTGTGGTCGATGGTTTGTATGAAAAGAAGGATCGCGAAGAAAAAATAATCGTTTCTCTTAAAAGAGGTCAGAAGAAAATCATCAAACGAAACGGAAAAGCATACGATCGTTTTAGCGATCATATTGGTTTTTTACCCTTAGTGATTATATCGCCTACCGATCGCGATTTGATTACTGAAGGCAGTGATACCCGCCGGAAATTTATGGATGGTGTCATCTCTCAAAGTGACAAAAGCTATCTAGAAGCCTTATTAAATTACTCTAAAATACTGGCGCAAAGAAATGCGTTGTTAAAATATTTTGCCTTAAATAATAACTTTAATAAAGACTCGTTAGATGTTTATAATGAACAACTTAACGAGTATGGATGTGAGATTTACGACAAGCGAAAAACGTTTTTAGAAGTCTTTACGCCCATCTTTAAAAACCGCTATAAAGCAATTAGTAACAACAGCGAAGACGTTGACTTACAATACAACAGTCAGCTAAATGATTCCTCTTTAATGGAGTTGTTTGCAACTAGCATCAACAAGGATCGGATGCTACAATATACAAGTGTTGGAATTCATAAAGACGATTTAGATTTTTCTATTAAAGGGTATCCTATTAAAAAATTCGGAAGTCAAGGACAGCAAAAATCATTTTTAATTGCTTTGAAACTGGCACAATTTGATTTTATCAAAGCGCAAAGTGGTGAGACTCCCCTACTCCTACTGGATGATGTTTTTGACAAACTTGACGAACAACGGGTGGCTCAAATTATTCAATTGGTAAATGACGAGAATTTTGGACAATTATTTATTTCGGACACCCATGCCGACCGAACCGAGAAAGCCATTAAAAGCGTGCATCAATCGTATCAAATATTTCAACTGTGAAACAACTTATAGCCCTTTCGTTTTTTATTTTACTGAGTAGCTGCCAATCAGATGTGTCAACTTACATTCCTTTTGTAGAAGGCTATTGGGAAATTGTGAGCGTTACCAAGGATCAAAAAAAAGTCAAAGAATTTAAAATGAGTGGTTCTGTGGATTACTTTAAAGTGAATGCTGACTTATCGGGCTATCGAAAAAAAGTGACTCCACGATTTGATGGTGCTTTTGAGATCTCTCAGCATCAATCTGAATTTACCCTTTCTGTAACAGACGGTC from Formosa sp. Hel1_33_131 includes these protein-coding regions:
- a CDS encoding lipocalin family protein, whose product is MKQLIALSFFILLSSCQSDVSTYIPFVEGYWEIVSVTKDQKKVKEFKMSGSVDYFKVNADLSGYRKKVTPRFDGAFEISQHQSEFTLSVTDGRLWIHYDNNDVAYTEEIMRANSASLVTSNSDGFIYTYKPYEPLIFDE
- the recF gene encoding DNA replication/repair protein RecF (All proteins in this family for which functions are known are DNA-binding proteins that assist the filamentation of RecA onto DNA for the initiation of recombination or recombinational repair.); this translates as MILKSLNLLNYKNFDAFSVEFDAKINCFVGANGVGKTNILDAIYHLSFGKSYFNPIASQNIRHEEDFFVVDGLYEKKDREEKIIVSLKRGQKKIIKRNGKAYDRFSDHIGFLPLVIISPTDRDLITEGSDTRRKFMDGVISQSDKSYLEALLNYSKILAQRNALLKYFALNNNFNKDSLDVYNEQLNEYGCEIYDKRKTFLEVFTPIFKNRYKAISNNSEDVDLQYNSQLNDSSLMELFATSINKDRMLQYTSVGIHKDDLDFSIKGYPIKKFGSQGQQKSFLIALKLAQFDFIKAQSGETPLLLLDDVFDKLDEQRVAQIIQLVNDENFGQLFISDTHADRTEKAIKSVHQSYQIFQL
- the mutL gene encoding DNA mismatch repair endonuclease MutL, with the translated sequence MADIIQLLPDHVANQIAAGEVVQRPASVVKELLENAIDAGATTVKLLVKNAGKILIQVIDDGKGMSVTDARLSFERHATSKIKVADDLFNLHTKGFRGEALASIAAIAHVEMKTKQASDELGTLLSVEGSVFTSQEVVATPNGSSIAVKNLFFNIPARRNFLKSDTVELRHIIDEFHRVVLAHPTISFSMYHNGSDLFNLLKGNFRQRIVSTFGGKMNEKLVPVEETTEVLTISGFVGKPEYSKKSRGEQFFFVNNRFIKSPYLNHAISAAFEGVLQPGKHPCYFLNLEVDPKSIDINIHPTKTEIKFDDEQTIYAILRAAVKHSLGQFSIAPVLDFDRDKNLDTPYGFAGGQTALPKVEVDRAFNPFSNSNQSAAPSYSKPAGNAWEGLYVGLESKSNTDSFSQVNYESDEMTSSIFDESTERKAQKTFQLHNKYIINTIKSGMLVIDQNRAHERILYEEFLRKTTVNEAVSQQLLFPLELKFSNSDNTILKDLQQALETTGFVFSSFTDENIELTGVPVGVKESEVHIVFEQLIHDIEHEVPDVNFSVSDLLSKSLAKSLAIKNGKKLEREEQEHIVNTLFSCKEPSISPANKTVFTTLKVEELDKKFN
- the ribH gene encoding 6,7-dimethyl-8-ribityllumazine synthase, which gives rise to MATENTNLSNYDATALPDATLLRFGIVVSEWNSTITEGLLKGAIDALLDCGAEESNIKTIHVPGSFELIFGAKKMQQQLVDAVIAIGSVIKGETQHFDFVCDGVTQGIKDLNVLHEVPVVFCVLTDNNLQQSIDRSGGAHGNKGVEAAITAIKMAHLSHTL
- a CDS encoding tetratricopeptide repeat protein yields the protein MNLNNNTTMATYKKRGGKPSTKTEKETSIEDGSTTAEVFNTLDESASRTEEWVIKNQKYIFIIVGLAAVLVLGFLGFDKFIQEPKESVATNDMFQSQQYFDQAVNGTSKDSLFTLALNGADGKYGFLDIADVYSGTKAGNLSNYYAGMAYLNMKDYTNAVTYLNAFSSEDDVLGPIAKGGIGDAFVQLEQLDDAYDYYVQAAQLKSNDYTTPMYLYKAGMIGLKLGNNAKALGFFNQIKSDFPESTEAKDIEVFIGKAEAAIN